From the genome of Sphingobacterium sp. UGAL515B_05:
GTTTAAAACGCGATATGGACCGTTATCAGGATAGGATCACAAATTATCAGTTGGATCTCGACTCGTTGAGCAATGACCCCGCACTTTTTGTCATCTCCAAGGATTCTGCTAATCTTGCCCGGTATATGGACAGGATTCGGGTGATCGCAAGGGAGATTTCACCCATTACGCTGAAATTGGCAGAGCGGATCAACAGTGTCCACGAACTGCAGAATAAAATTAATATCGAGCTGGCACGGCTGGAATCGGATATGGAGGAGGTGCTCTACTACCAGAACAGGCTCTCTAACCGAACGATTGCTCGCAACTTTGTCAATATTTGGGTCCCAAGTAAGTTTGAGCGACCGATGAATGAAATCCTCTTCTTCTCATTCGTGAAAGCAAAATGGCTCTATTTCTATTATTTGAGAGCGCATCTGGGAAAACTGCTTTTCTTTTTTCTGGCAACCCTGGTCGTCGTTTCCTATGTTTATGTATTGCGCAGGAGGATCAACGATAAAAATACGGTTCAGTCAAGTCTGTTGTTGCACCGACCGCTTCTGAGTGGGTTAATCATCGGACTGTGCGTCATGCAATTTATATTTCCCGCACCACCTTTTGTGTTTACGATCACCATATTGACTGTTGCCTCGGTCTTTTTATCCCTCGTTTTTAGACCGGCAATAACAGGGTATTGGATGGCGATATGGCTTTCCATTCTGACCCTTTTTATTTTAGCCGGATTAGATAACCTCGTGCTTCAACCTTCACGATCGGAACGTTGGTTGATTCTTGTCATTGCTACCCTTTCCTGCCTTGTCGGTCTGCTGGCGCTCTTGAATAAGGAACGTCGCGACGAGATCAAAGAACGCTGGATACTTTTTCCAATTGCATTTATGGTTTTCCTGGAATTTGCGTCCATTATAATGAACCTTTTTGGGCGTTTCAACCTTAGTAAAGTGCTTTTGGTGGCGGGATTGACAAATGCTGTGGTTTTTATTTTGTTTTTGTGGGTGATTCGATTGGTCAATGAGGGATTGCAATTGGCTTCTTCGGTCTATCAGAAGCAGGAAAGAAGATTATTTTATATCAATTATAATAGGGTGGGCAAAAGAGCCCCGGTTTTTTTCTATGCGGTATTGATTGTTGGATGGTTTGTGCTCTTTGGCAGAAATTTCTACGAATTCAGGTTCCTTGCAGATCCCTTGAGAGACTTTTTGGAAACCGAACACCGTTTGGGTAACTATCAGTTTTCCGTCAATAACCTCGCGGTGTTTCTATTAATTATGGTCTGTGCAACGGTGCTTTCGAAGATCGTTTCCTATTTTGCTGCGGACTCCCAATGGGAGAAAAAGGAAGGTACGGCTCAGCATAAATTTAGACTGGGAAGTTGGATTTTGCTCGTTCGGATAACGATTATCGTGATTGGATTTTTTCTGGCCTTTTCGGCGCTGGGGATTCCGGTTCAGCAGATCGGAATTATCGTAGGGGCATTGGGTGTAGGAATAGGTTTCGGCTTACAGACGCTTGTCAACAACCTTGTGAGTGGTTTGATCATTGCCTTTGAAAAGCCTGTGAATGTTGATGACCTAATTGAGATCGGTGGGCGATCGGGAAAAGTGAAATCTATCGGATTTCGCAGCAGTGTTATTGCGACAGCTGAGGGGGCCGATCTGATTATGCCGAATGGAGATCTGCTCAATGCACATGTGATGAACTGGAGCCAGGGTGGTGCCAAAAAACGTCTCAGTATTCGACTTGAGGTAAAATATGGGGTAGATCTTGAACGGGTAACTCAGCAGCTTAAAAAAATAATGGACGAGG
Proteins encoded in this window:
- a CDS encoding mechanosensitive ion channel family protein, giving the protein MRRKFLACFFIILFSRVLFGNSQDSVQQGFVDKTERFFKESAKRSVRDLEMDRAAIRQNRVLEDIKLLASQSRSFLRKGFDSLNVDQELKELIVLHDIAKDGVFENKGSAQSSRNLTVTFNILNALSIEVRSLKRDMDRYQDRITNYQLDLDSLSNDPALFVISKDSANLARYMDRIRVIAREISPITLKLAERINSVHELQNKINIELARLESDMEEVLYYQNRLSNRTIARNFVNIWVPSKFERPMNEILFFSFVKAKWLYFYYLRAHLGKLLFFFLATLVVVSYVYVLRRRINDKNTVQSSLLLHRPLLSGLIIGLCVMQFIFPAPPFVFTITILTVASVFLSLVFRPAITGYWMAIWLSILTLFILAGLDNLVLQPSRSERWLILVIATLSCLVGLLALLNKERRDEIKERWILFPIAFMVFLEFASIIMNLFGRFNLSKVLLVAGLTNAVVFILFLWVIRLVNEGLQLASSVYQKQERRLFYINYNRVGKRAPVFFYAVLIVGWFVLFGRNFYEFRFLADPLRDFLETEHRLGNYQFSVNNLAVFLLIMVCATVLSKIVSYFAADSQWEKKEGTAQHKFRLGSWILLVRITIIVIGFFLAFSALGIPVQQIGIIVGALGVGIGFGLQTLVNNLVSGLIIAFEKPVNVDDLIEIGGRSGKVKSIGFRSSVIATAEGADLIMPNGDLLNAHVMNWSQGGAKKRLSIRLEVKYGVDLERVTQQLKKIMDEDEQILSSGGTAVQFVQVSSQAVVVELYFWVRISKDSGDVKSGLLTKIYATFADESIELALPSQEIILSQTDGATKAKSDH